The Tubulanus polymorphus chromosome 6, tnTubPoly1.2, whole genome shotgun sequence genome includes a region encoding these proteins:
- the LOC141907533 gene encoding uncharacterized protein LOC141907533 → MTRTSLFLIICTVLFLLGDLYTTETSGAINGLPVIVDAAGNDLMNNEVKLNEGESKTYTCKHDTGRIVWEKRLENDDEWKYYSYGKRLTIRGHMTLNNLQFRCFSSIGHSLKTSVNVLKVTVIPKPKTTPANPTGAAGSWSRVNDTTVHMIYNYDVKTTVTCKCGDDDAIHAIRLTGNTWSIQIPDDKTCTYECTGDFNIDIENKDKANTDPPKTTSDPNHWTITVLYITNGATGFILIVLIAVITIRRCRRRSSGEGHVDTSTQPQQLETGEGHVDTSTAQQQLETTNDELNIYEDPDDRNPENVSKRKLLRNTGLQQSHKAMRAEKENDTTPHMAMEAGKGKYTTPYMDMGPGIEEDTYMSTEGPIDVTTPSARGDTDTDQYMNPEALKKTTYLQLVEDTDEPLEDDN, encoded by the exons ATGACGAGGACAAGTTTGTTCTTAATAATCTGCACGGTTTTATTTCTACTGGGGGATTTATACACTACAGAAACATCTGGAGCTATAA ACGGTCTCCCAGTGATAGTTGATGCAGCGGGGaatgatttaatgaataatgagGTGAAATTGAATGAAGGAGAATCAAAAACTTACACGTGTAAACACGATACAGGGAGAATAGTGTGGGAAAAGCGAttagaaaatgatgatgagtggaaatattattcataCGGGAAACGATTAACAATCCGTGGACATATGACACTCAACAACTTACAGTTCAGATGTTTCTCCAGTATCGGACATTCCCTGAAAACGTCAgtaaatgttttaaaagtaACAGTTATTCCCAAACCTAAAACTACACCGGCTAACCCTACTG GAGCGGCTGGGAGCTGGAGTCGAGTAAACGACACGACTGTTCATATGATATACAATTACGATGTGAAAACAACTGTCACGTGTAAATGTGGTGACGATGACGCAATACATGCTATTAGACTTACCGGAAACACGTGGTCTATTCAGATCCCCGATGATAAAACCTGCACGTATGAATGCACTGGTGACTTTAATATAGACATCGAAAACAAAG ACAAAGCAAATACTGATCCACCAAAG ACTACATCAGACCCCAATCACTGGACCATTACAGTACTCTACATCACGAATGGAGCGACTGGATTCATTTTGATCGTTCTCATCGCTGTTATCACTATTCGCAG ATGCAGACGACGTTCGTCCGGTGAAGGTCATGTGGATACTTCAACACAACCGCAACAGCTTGAAACCGGTGAAGGTCATGTGGACACTTCAACAGCACAGCAACAGCTTGAAACAACAAATGACGAGTTGAACATCTACGAAGACCCGGACGACAGAAATCCCGAGAAtgtttcaaaaagaaaactttTGAGAAATACTGGATTACAACAAAGTCATAAAGCCATGAGAGCCGAGAAGGAAAACGATACAACTCCTCACATGGCTATGGAAGCCGGTAAGGGCAAATATACAACTCCTTATATGGATATGGGACCTGGGATAGAAGAGGATACATACATGAGCACTGAAGGCCCGATAGACGTGACAACTCCTAGCGCCCGTGGAGATACAGACACAGATCAATACATGAATCCTGAAGCTTTGAAGAAGACGACGTATCTTCAGTTGGTGGAAGATACCGATGAACCTCTGGAGGATGATAATTAA
- the LOC141907854 gene encoding uncharacterized protein LOC141907854 has product MTKTSLFLIICTVLLLGYLYIAETSGANTNEIIVKPPRMKSRYLTSRLHNALVIPEIIEEEIHITRRSEDGLPVIVDAAGNDLMNYEVKLNEGESKTYTCKHDKGRINWEKRLENDEWKHYSYGKRLTIRGNMTLNNSQFRCYSSIDGNSVKTSANVLKVTVIPKTKTTPGDPTGKARSWKRVNDTTVHMIYNYDVKTTVTCKCGDDDAIHAIRLTGNTWSIQIPDDKTCTYKCTDNFNIDIENKDDTGQYFKNWRVEGRVVKWTAQQPGIVFNVAHRFKANNRFLSDGNVASEAVNDQMSLNLTFPTNLTGKVAVIVKFTWKHGATTRSMEKEFTFKIGKDGSTVVENGETDKANTDPPKATSDPNHWIVIGLIFSYIVGGAAGYFLIVAIAVITICRCRRCSSGEGHVDTSTQPQQLETGEGHVDTSTAQQQLETTNDELNIYKDPDDDRNPENVSKRKLLRNTGLQQSHKAMRAEKENDTTPHMAMEAGKGKDTTPYMDMGPGIEEDTYMSTEGPIDVTTPSAGGGTDTDQYMNPEALKKTTYLQLVEDTDEPVEDDN; this is encoded by the exons tTGTGAAACCACCGCGAATGAAGTCCAGATATCTGACGTCACGGCTCCACAATGCCCTCGTTATCCCGGAGATCATCGAAGAAGAGATACACATTACTAGACGGAGCGAAG ACGGTCTCCCAGTGATAGTTGATGCAGCGGGGAATGATTTAATGAATTATGAGGTGAAATTGAATGAAGGAGAATCAAAAACTTACACGTGTAAACACGATAAAGGGAGAATAAACTGGGAAAAGCGATTAGAAAATGATGAGTGGAAACATTATTCATACGGGAAACGATTAACAATCCGTGGAAATATGACACTCAACAACTCACAGTTCAGATGTTACTCCAGTATCGACGGAAACTCCGTGAAAACGTCAGCAAATGTTTTAAAAGTAACAGTTATTCCCAAAACTAAAACTACACCGGGTGACCCTACTG GTAAGGCTCGGAGCTGGAAGCGAGTAAACGACACGACTGTTCATATGATATACAATTACGATGTGAAAACAACTGTCACGTGTAAATGTGGTGACGATGACGCAATACATGCTATTAGACTAACCGGAAACACGTGGTCTATTCAGATCCCCGATGATAAAACCTGCACGTATAAATGCACTGATAACTTTAATATAGACATCGAAAACAAAG ATGATACTGGTCAATATTTCAAGAACTGGCGAGTTGAAGGTCGAGTGGTGAAATGGACCGCGCAACAACCTGGAATCGTGTTTAATGTTGCCCATCGTTTTAAAGCTAACAATCGATTCCTCAGCGACGGAAATGTCGCGAGCGAAGCTGTTAACGATcaaatgagtttaaatttgACGTTTCCGACAAATTTGACCGGAAAAGTGGCAGTTATTGTGAAATTCACGTGGAAACATGGCGCAACAACCCGCAGCATGGAAAAAGAGTTTACCTTTAAAATCGgtaaagatggcagcactgtcGTGGAAAATGGCGAAACAG ACAAAGCAAATACTGATCCACCAAAG GCTACATCAGACCCCAATCACTGGATTGTTATCGGCCTCATATTCTCATACATCGTTGGTGGAGCGGCTGGATACTTTTTGATCGTTGCTATCGCTGTTATTACTATTTGCAG ATGCAGACGATGTTCGTCCGGTGAAGGTCACGTGGATACTTCAACACAACCGCAACAGCTTGAAACCGGTGAAGGTCATGTGGACACTTCAACAGCACAGCAACAACTTGAAACAACAAATGACGAGTTGAACATCTACAAAGACCCGGACGACGACAGAAATCCCGAGAAtgtttcaaaaagaaaactttTGAGAAATACTGGATTACAACAAAGTCATAAAGCCATGAGAGCCGAGAAGGAAAACGATACAACTCCTCACATGGCTATGGAAGCCGGTAAGGGCAAAGATACAACTCCTTATATGGATATGGGACCTGGGATAGAAGAGGATACATACATGAGCACTGAAGGCCCGATAGACGTGACAACTCCTAGCGCCGGTGGAGGCACAGACACAGATCAATACATGAATCCTGAAGCTTTGAAGAAGACGACGTATCTTCAGTTGGTGGAAGATACCGATGAACCTGTGGAAGATGATAATTAA